The following proteins are encoded in a genomic region of Gemmatimonadota bacterium:
- a CDS encoding WYL domain-containing protein produces MPDRISKLQRWLDLISFLAARHFPVTVDQIWQAVPAYTRGLEADPRTQESVRRAFERDKSELRAAGIPIDTVSYSVNQAEPTQGYRLATRDFHLPYLRLVGEMAGAAGPAAPASTEFTVEESEVAAALEGLGALAELPGFPLATEARSAYRKLAFDLDPLPDVEAPVLYAPDPEAEGIADTLRALSDALLERRRVTFRYHAMHSDEESQRSARPYGLVFQHGRWYLVGWAEEREALRMFRVGRMTEVVVEAKAEAYDIPADFDLGTFAGRSAWELGDDPEGSVSATVAFRFPRSVWAERNGHGTRVDGLEDGGELRRFDVHRRDPFLRWVLSLAGDARVVDPPDLRDAFRALAGAARERYAVDPEPRP; encoded by the coding sequence ATGCCCGACCGCATCTCCAAGCTCCAGCGCTGGCTGGACCTGATCTCCTTCCTCGCCGCCCGTCACTTCCCCGTCACGGTGGACCAGATCTGGCAGGCGGTGCCGGCCTACACCCGCGGCCTCGAGGCAGACCCGCGCACGCAGGAGTCGGTGCGCCGCGCCTTCGAGCGCGACAAGAGCGAGCTGCGCGCAGCGGGCATCCCCATCGACACGGTCTCCTATTCCGTCAACCAGGCCGAGCCGACCCAGGGCTACCGGCTGGCCACGCGCGACTTCCATCTCCCGTACCTGCGCCTCGTGGGCGAGATGGCGGGCGCGGCGGGGCCCGCAGCACCGGCGTCCACCGAGTTCACCGTGGAGGAGTCCGAGGTGGCGGCCGCGCTCGAGGGGCTGGGCGCCCTCGCCGAGCTTCCCGGCTTCCCGCTGGCCACCGAGGCACGGTCGGCGTACCGGAAGCTGGCGTTCGATCTCGATCCCCTGCCCGACGTCGAGGCACCGGTCCTCTACGCGCCCGACCCCGAGGCCGAGGGGATCGCCGACACGCTGCGCGCCCTTTCGGACGCGCTCCTGGAGCGCCGCCGTGTGACCTTCCGCTACCACGCCATGCACTCCGACGAGGAGTCACAGCGCAGCGCTCGTCCCTACGGTCTCGTCTTCCAGCACGGGCGCTGGTACCTGGTGGGGTGGGCGGAGGAGCGCGAGGCGTTGCGGATGTTCCGGGTCGGCCGGATGACCGAGGTCGTGGTGGAGGCGAAGGCAGAGGCCTACGACATCCCGGCCGACTTCGACCTCGGCACCTTCGCGGGACGCAGCGCCTGGGAGCTCGGCGACGATCCGGAGGGCTCGGTGAGCGCGACCGTCGCGTTCCGCTTCCCACGCTCGGTCTGGGCCGAACGCAACGGCCACGGCACGCGGGTGGACGGGCTGGAGGACGGGGGTGAGCTGCGCCGCTTCGACGTCCATCGCCGCGACCCGTTCCTGCGCTGGGTGCTGAGCCTGGCGGGGGACGCGCGGGTCGTGGACCCGCCCGATCTCCGGGACGCCTTCCGCGCGCTGGCGGGCGCCGCACGCGAGCGGTACGCCGTGGACCCGGAGCCGAGGCCGTGA
- a CDS encoding membrane dipeptidase: MERRAFLSRATGAALALPWVPGRPHPDAEPRALIIDAMGELRTLYEPDLVREMLASGLDAITVTLCDPKPLGAEALELALDGLLDYDRYLARHPDLFVKATRVADVDEARRSGRLAVFYLYQNSEQFGDDLDRVGAFYRLGLRSCQLTYNERNRAGVGCRATDDPGGLTDFGRALIETMNSTGMLIDLSHANMRTMADAIAHSRVPVHVSHTGCDAVYPHERNTTDANLRALAERGGVVGICQLRPFLTSKKRDNLHAFFDHIDHAVDVAGLEHVCIGSDRDHRVIVMTPEYEAELRAEEGSQVQTSELPYFIDELNGPRRMEVVWDGLVDRGYSEDQVEGIMGGNVYRLYRDVIG, encoded by the coding sequence ATGGAGCGACGAGCCTTCCTCAGCCGGGCCACCGGTGCAGCCCTCGCCCTGCCCTGGGTGCCGGGGCGGCCCCATCCCGACGCGGAGCCCCGCGCCCTGATCATCGACGCCATGGGCGAGCTGCGCACGCTCTACGAGCCCGACCTGGTGCGGGAGATGCTCGCGAGCGGCCTCGACGCCATCACCGTCACACTCTGCGACCCCAAGCCGCTCGGAGCCGAAGCGCTGGAGCTGGCGCTCGACGGGCTGCTGGACTACGACCGGTACCTCGCGCGCCACCCCGACCTCTTCGTGAAGGCGACCCGCGTCGCCGATGTGGACGAGGCACGTCGCAGCGGCCGGCTCGCGGTCTTCTATCTCTATCAGAACTCCGAGCAGTTCGGTGACGACCTGGACCGCGTGGGAGCCTTCTACCGCCTGGGGCTGCGCAGCTGCCAACTGACCTACAACGAGCGCAACCGCGCCGGCGTGGGCTGCCGGGCCACCGACGATCCCGGAGGCCTGACCGACTTCGGGCGGGCCCTGATCGAGACCATGAACAGCACCGGCATGCTGATCGACCTGTCGCACGCGAACATGCGCACCATGGCGGACGCCATCGCGCATTCGCGCGTCCCGGTCCACGTCTCGCACACGGGCTGTGACGCCGTCTATCCCCACGAACGCAACACCACCGACGCCAACCTGCGCGCGCTCGCCGAGCGCGGGGGCGTCGTCGGCATCTGCCAGCTGCGTCCCTTCCTGACGTCCAAGAAGCGCGACAACCTGCACGCCTTCTTCGACCACATCGACCACGCGGTGGACGTGGCGGGCCTCGAGCACGTGTGCATCGGCTCCGACCGCGATCACCGCGTGATCGTCATGACACCGGAGTACGAGGCGGAGCTGCGCGCCGAAGAAGGCAGCCAGGTGCAGACCAGCGAGCTCCCGTACTTCATCGACGAGCTGAACGGGCCGCGCCGCATGGAGGTCGTCTGGGACGGGCTGGTCGACCGCGGGTACTCCGAGGATCAGGTGGAAGGCATCATGGGAGGCAACGTGTATCGGCTCTACCGGGACGTGATCGGGTAG